In a single window of the Streptomyces sp. NBC_00285 genome:
- a CDS encoding ABC transporter permease, with protein MLKATLRSFLAHKGRLLLSALAVVLSVAFVSGSLIFSDTLSRTFDRLFASTAPDLTVSPKEDLREAIPSGTTATLPAALAARLAEVDGVAAARFDAEDDGITVVDSHNKSIGSTTGAPTIGTDWNPTERSPLKLTSGHAPHGPSEALLDSETADRKDLRIGDPLTVIAGPGSFKVRIVGIATFTTTNPGASLLFLDPPTAQTKLLGSSTAATSISVDAAEGVSNDRLKQHVAAALGTGTYEYRTAEEQAKSDVDQLGGFLDVVKYVMLGFAGIAVMVGVFLIVNTFSMLIAQRTRELGLLRALGADRRQVRRSVLTEALLLGLVGSTVGLGTGIGLAVGLIALMNAFGMNIRTGEMVIGWGTPVAAYVVGVGVTFVAAYLPARRAAGVSPMAALADAEIADIGRPLKVRAIVGGLVGAVGAAALVGCALASKTASAASFLGLGVVLTLLATVIAGPLLVRPVIRVLGGAFPALFGPVGRMSQRNALRNPRRTGATAAALMVGLALVGGMSVASASMSKSFDEQIDKTLGADFVVQNGNFLPFPQEVTDAVRDTDGAGLVVRSRFAPIAVRLPDGKRVETTAAGYDPQLDDVAHITYAQGDTAAALASGHLAMDLGFARDHDVKVGSRVPVEFQGGRRTELTVGALTDQGSSGGFGTQGGIYFGLGTLERFAPGGQDSALYVNAASGTGADRLRAGLEKTLDPYPQVQVRDLADYKDLVHDQIAVLLYLVYALLGLAIVIAVLGVVNTLALSVVERTREIGLLRAIGLARRQLRRMIRLESVVIAVFGAVLGLSLGLVWGVCTQQVLALQGLNALAIPWGTIVAVVVGSAVVGVVAALLPALRASRMNVLAAIAHE; from the coding sequence GTGCTGAAGGCGACACTGCGGAGCTTTCTCGCGCACAAGGGACGGCTGCTGCTCTCCGCGCTGGCCGTCGTGCTGTCCGTGGCCTTCGTGTCGGGAAGCCTGATCTTCTCCGACACGCTGAGCCGCACCTTCGACCGGCTCTTCGCCTCGACCGCCCCCGACCTCACCGTCAGCCCCAAGGAGGACCTGCGCGAGGCCATCCCGTCCGGGACGACGGCCACCCTGCCGGCCGCGCTCGCGGCACGCCTGGCCGAGGTCGACGGGGTCGCCGCCGCGCGCTTCGACGCCGAGGACGACGGCATCACCGTTGTCGACTCCCACAACAAGTCGATCGGCTCGACCACCGGCGCCCCCACCATCGGCACCGACTGGAACCCCACCGAGCGCAGCCCCCTGAAGCTCACCTCCGGCCATGCCCCGCACGGCCCCTCCGAGGCGCTGCTCGACTCGGAGACCGCCGACCGCAAGGACCTGCGCATCGGTGACCCGCTCACCGTGATCGCGGGACCGGGTTCGTTCAAGGTCCGGATCGTCGGCATCGCCACCTTCACCACCACCAACCCCGGTGCCTCGCTGCTGTTCCTCGACCCGCCGACCGCGCAGACGAAGCTGCTCGGCTCCTCGACGGCCGCCACCAGCATCTCCGTGGACGCCGCCGAGGGGGTGAGCAACGACCGGCTCAAGCAGCACGTGGCCGCCGCGCTCGGCACGGGCACCTACGAGTACCGGACGGCGGAGGAGCAGGCGAAGTCCGACGTCGACCAGCTGGGTGGATTCCTCGACGTCGTCAAGTACGTCATGCTCGGCTTCGCGGGCATCGCCGTCATGGTCGGTGTCTTCCTGATCGTCAACACCTTCTCGATGCTGATCGCCCAGCGCACGCGTGAGTTGGGCCTGCTGCGCGCACTCGGCGCCGACCGCCGTCAGGTCCGCCGCTCGGTGCTCACCGAGGCGCTCCTGCTCGGCCTGGTCGGCTCCACGGTCGGGCTCGGCACGGGCATCGGGCTGGCTGTGGGACTGATCGCGCTGATGAACGCCTTCGGCATGAACATCCGCACCGGCGAGATGGTCATCGGCTGGGGAACACCCGTCGCGGCCTACGTGGTCGGCGTGGGCGTCACCTTCGTGGCGGCCTATCTCCCGGCCCGGCGGGCTGCGGGCGTCTCACCGATGGCGGCCCTGGCGGACGCCGAGATCGCCGACATCGGACGGCCGTTGAAGGTCCGCGCGATCGTGGGCGGCCTGGTGGGAGCGGTGGGCGCGGCCGCACTCGTCGGGTGCGCGCTCGCGTCGAAGACCGCGTCGGCGGCCTCTTTCCTGGGCCTCGGCGTCGTCCTGACCCTCCTGGCGACCGTGATCGCCGGTCCCCTGCTGGTGCGGCCGGTGATCCGGGTGCTGGGCGGGGCCTTCCCCGCACTGTTCGGTCCGGTCGGGCGGATGAGCCAGCGCAACGCCCTGCGCAACCCCCGCCGCACGGGTGCCACCGCGGCCGCCCTGATGGTCGGCCTGGCCCTGGTCGGCGGGATGTCCGTGGCGAGCGCGTCCATGTCCAAGTCCTTCGACGAGCAGATCGACAAGACGCTGGGCGCCGACTTCGTCGTGCAGAACGGCAACTTCCTGCCGTTCCCGCAGGAGGTCACGGACGCGGTGCGCGACACCGACGGCGCCGGGCTCGTCGTACGGTCGCGGTTCGCACCGATCGCCGTACGGCTGCCGGACGGCAAGCGGGTCGAGACGACCGCCGCGGGGTACGACCCGCAGCTCGACGACGTCGCCCACATCACCTACGCGCAGGGCGACACCGCGGCCGCGCTCGCCTCCGGGCACCTGGCCATGGACCTGGGCTTCGCCCGCGACCACGACGTGAAGGTCGGCAGCAGGGTCCCGGTCGAGTTCCAGGGCGGACGCAGGACGGAACTGACGGTGGGCGCCCTCACCGACCAGGGCTCCTCGGGCGGGTTCGGGACGCAGGGCGGCATCTACTTCGGCCTGGGCACGCTGGAGCGGTTCGCGCCGGGCGGCCAGGACTCCGCGCTGTACGTGAACGCCGCCTCCGGGACCGGCGCGGACCGGCTGCGCGCAGGCCTGGAGAAGACGCTCGACCCGTATCCGCAGGTCCAGGTACGCGACCTCGCCGACTACAAGGATCTCGTCCACGACCAGATCGCGGTGCTGCTCTATCTCGTGTACGCGCTGCTCGGACTCGCGATCGTCATCGCGGTGCTCGGCGTGGTCAACACGCTTGCCCTGTCGGTCGTGGAACGCACCCGGGAGATCGGGCTGCTGCGCGCCATCGGGCTCGCCCGGCGTCAGCTGCGCCGGATGATCCGTCTGGAGTCGGTGGTGATCGCGGTGTTCGGCGCGGTCCTGGGACTGTCGCTGGGGCTGGTGTGGGGCGTGTGCACCCAGCAGGTGCTGGCGTTGCAGGGCCTGAACGCGCTGGCGATCCCCTGGGGCACGATCGTCGCGGTCGTCGTCGGCTCGGCGGTGGTGGGCGTCGTGGCGGCGCTGCTGCCGGCGTTGCGTGCATCGCGCATGAATGTACTGGCCGCGATCGCGCACGAGTGA
- a CDS encoding class I SAM-dependent methyltransferase: MPLRSTDTGKVSRDPVHHPLFARYYARVSVAAETRMGMAGVRGRLLAGLSGRVIEIGAGNGLNFAHYPGEVCEVVAIEPERNLRRLAVESALRSEVPVDVVPGAAEALPVKSEAFDAVVISLVLCSVRDVPRALGEVRRVLRPGGVVRFFEHGSGGGPAMRLTQRALDRTVWPPLNGGCHLGRDPVGALRDAGFELGPYRRVLMPEKGPRLPTSFCVLGTAWRPPAAER; encoded by the coding sequence ATGCCGCTACGGTCCACCGACACCGGCAAGGTGTCCCGGGATCCCGTCCACCATCCGCTGTTCGCCCGGTACTACGCCCGGGTCAGTGTCGCCGCCGAGACCAGAATGGGCATGGCGGGTGTGCGCGGGCGGCTGCTCGCCGGGCTGTCCGGGCGGGTGATCGAGATCGGCGCGGGCAACGGTCTGAACTTCGCGCACTATCCGGGCGAGGTCTGCGAGGTGGTGGCGATCGAACCGGAGCGCAACCTGCGGCGGTTGGCGGTGGAGTCCGCCCTGCGCTCGGAGGTACCGGTCGACGTGGTGCCCGGGGCCGCGGAGGCGCTGCCGGTCAAGAGCGAGGCCTTCGACGCCGTGGTGATCTCGCTGGTCCTGTGCAGTGTGCGCGATGTGCCGCGTGCACTCGGCGAGGTGCGGCGGGTGCTGCGGCCCGGCGGGGTCGTGCGGTTCTTCGAGCACGGCAGCGGTGGCGGCCCGGCGATGCGCCTCACCCAGCGCGCCCTGGACCGCACGGTGTGGCCCCCGCTCAACGGCGGCTGCCACCTGGGCCGCGACCCGGTCGGAGCGCTGCGGGACGCCGGGTTCGAACTCGGCCCCTACCGGCGGGTGTTGATGCCGGAGAAGGGACCCAGGCTGCCTACGTCCTTCTGCGTGCTCGGCACCGCGTGGCGGCCGCCGGCGGCGGAGCGCTGA
- a CDS encoding esterase/lipase family protein, which translates to MRRCTRRIATVVSAVTAPLLLSLSLSATPAHAATHNPIVFVHGISSDASSWDDWIADFKADGYSASELDAWTYSWSQSNVTTAQQLATEIQRVLKATGASKVDLVTHSMGALSARYYLKNLGGTAYVDDFVSAAGVNHGTTTAAWCAWLYTSCAQMNTGSSFLTALNSGDETPGSVAYASYWSNCDDALTPDTTAILSGATNVEVGCISHTDMNNDYGVYGQVRDFVR; encoded by the coding sequence ATGAGGCGCTGCACGCGTCGCATCGCCACGGTCGTATCGGCCGTCACGGCACCGCTCCTTCTGTCCCTCTCCCTCTCCGCGACCCCCGCTCACGCGGCCACCCACAACCCGATCGTCTTCGTGCACGGCATCAGCAGTGACGCGAGCAGCTGGGACGACTGGATCGCCGACTTCAAGGCCGACGGCTACAGCGCCTCCGAGCTGGACGCCTGGACCTACAGCTGGTCGCAGTCGAACGTCACCACCGCCCAGCAGCTGGCCACCGAGATCCAGCGGGTGCTCAAGGCGACCGGTGCCTCGAAGGTCGACCTGGTCACCCACTCGATGGGCGCGCTGAGCGCCCGCTACTACCTGAAGAACCTCGGCGGTACGGCGTACGTGGACGACTTCGTCTCGGCAGCCGGCGTCAACCACGGGACGACCACGGCCGCCTGGTGCGCGTGGCTCTACACCTCGTGCGCGCAGATGAACACCGGCAGCTCCTTCCTCACCGCCCTCAACTCGGGTGACGAGACGCCGGGCAGCGTCGCGTACGCCAGTTACTGGTCGAACTGCGACGACGCACTCACCCCGGACACCACGGCGATCCTGAGCGGCGCGACGAACGTCGAGGTCGGCTGCATCTCGCACACCGACATGAACAACGACTACGGCGTCTACGGACAGGTGCGCGACTTCGTGCGGTGA
- a CDS encoding antitoxin — protein sequence MAKTQLNVRVDEGTARAARDRALARGVSVNRYIEELVMKDTGEAGQAFVEAAADFMKQYESVFVEEFGKEHEAR from the coding sequence ATGGCGAAGACTCAGTTGAACGTGCGGGTGGACGAGGGCACCGCCCGTGCCGCCCGTGATCGTGCCCTCGCCCGTGGCGTGAGCGTCAACCGCTACATCGAGGAGTTGGTCATGAAAGACACCGGCGAGGCGGGCCAGGCCTTCGTGGAGGCCGCGGCCGACTTCATGAAGCAGTACGAATCCGTCTTCGTGGAGGAATTCGGCAAGGAACACGAGGCTCGTTGA
- a CDS encoding ABC transporter ATP-binding protein, with product MSTAAAEHAPGAVPADGTAARARGLTKAYGSGETAVLALDSVDVDIARGRFTAIMGPSGSGKSTMMHCLAGLDTVSAGQVWLGDTEITGLKDRELTRLRRDRIGFMFQSFNLIPTLNAAENITLPMDIAGKKPDEKWLDQVIDTLGLRDRLKHRPSQLSGGQQQRVACARALASRPELIFADEPTGNLDSRAGLEVLGFLREAVDQLGQTVVMVTHDPGAATHSDLVLFLGDGRIVDSMERPTAEAVLERMKRFDVIRGQFEGSPESSGPPSPPGSPQDSGSGDVTLDKD from the coding sequence TTGTCCACAGCTGCAGCCGAGCACGCCCCCGGTGCCGTTCCGGCCGACGGGACCGCGGCCCGTGCCCGCGGTCTGACCAAGGCGTACGGCTCGGGAGAGACGGCCGTCCTCGCCCTGGACTCGGTGGACGTGGACATCGCGCGCGGCCGGTTCACCGCGATCATGGGCCCCTCGGGCTCCGGGAAGTCCACGATGATGCACTGCCTCGCGGGGCTCGACACCGTGTCGGCCGGTCAGGTGTGGCTCGGCGACACCGAGATCACGGGGCTGAAGGACCGCGAGCTGACCCGGCTGCGCCGGGACCGGATCGGGTTCATGTTCCAGTCGTTCAACCTGATCCCGACGCTGAACGCGGCCGAGAACATCACCCTGCCCATGGACATCGCGGGCAAGAAGCCCGACGAGAAGTGGCTGGACCAGGTCATCGACACGCTGGGCCTGCGGGACCGGCTCAAGCACCGGCCCTCGCAGCTCTCCGGCGGTCAGCAGCAGCGGGTCGCGTGCGCGCGGGCGCTCGCCTCCCGGCCCGAGCTGATCTTCGCGGACGAGCCGACCGGCAACCTCGACTCACGGGCGGGTCTGGAGGTCCTCGGCTTTCTGCGCGAGGCCGTCGACCAGCTCGGACAGACCGTCGTCATGGTCACCCACGACCCGGGGGCGGCGACCCACTCCGACCTGGTGCTCTTCCTCGGGGACGGGCGGATCGTGGACAGCATGGAGCGGCCGACGGCGGAGGCGGTGCTGGAGCGTATGAAGCGTTTCGACGTGATCCGCGGCCAGTTCGAGGGCTCACCGGAGTCCTCCGGCCCACCGAGCCCGCCCGGCTCGCCTCAGGACAGCGGCTCCGGTGACGTGACCCTCGACAAGGACTGA
- a CDS encoding fic family toxin-antitoxin system, toxin component — MSDLHIDLAWLLMLAEQKTPGDPQVTDWGALVAAVARHQAEIFDIPVYDSPHMRAASLLQLLIHVPALERTNALFACAVAYAYLVASGLRVVTSPELVRDLAKVAKKGDVSVLDIARELRKWTL, encoded by the coding sequence TTGAGCGATCTGCACATCGATCTGGCCTGGCTCCTGATGCTCGCCGAGCAGAAGACCCCGGGCGACCCCCAGGTCACCGACTGGGGTGCCCTGGTCGCCGCCGTGGCGCGGCACCAGGCGGAGATCTTCGACATCCCGGTCTACGACAGCCCGCACATGCGCGCCGCCTCACTGCTGCAACTCCTCATCCATGTCCCGGCGTTGGAGCGCACCAACGCGCTGTTCGCGTGTGCCGTCGCCTACGCCTATCTCGTCGCGAGCGGGCTCAGGGTCGTCACCTCGCCCGAACTCGTCCGTGACCTCGCCAAGGTGGCCAAGAAGGGCGACGTCTCGGTGCTCGACATCGCGCGCGAGCTGAGGAAGTGGACCCTGTGA